From the Salarias fasciatus chromosome 16, fSalaFa1.1, whole genome shotgun sequence genome, one window contains:
- the cln5 gene encoding ceroid-lipofuscinosis neuronal protein 5 translates to MVQLGGLSMSVPGVFLVLELLLFLQVVAPVQSSARQQWPVPYRRFDRRPDVDPYCEALFPFCPTGDRDGRVPVMRDGDLISVYRLQTPVWEFKYGDLLGKLHIMHDAVGFSSAESGANFTMEWYELFQLGNCTFPHLRTQQLAPFWCNQGAACFFDGIDDAHWSQNGTLEKIGEITGSQFNDMARWVQDDNETGIYYETWTVRSDPGPNATVWFESYDCSQFVHRTYRKLSELGARLHSRSQTNYTKIYLYSGEPVFLGNDSAIFGQPALRNLAEDIRKFYHAFRPHQSFTDLAFSLLEAYKKVVLDHNFYLYYNFEYWHLPMKAPYVRITYEEVPLP, encoded by the exons ATGGTCCAGCTCGGAGGTCTCTCCATGTCTGTCCCGGGGGTCTTTCTGGTTCTGGAGTTGCTCCTCTTCCTTCAGGTGGTCGCTCCGGTCCAGAGCAGCGCGCGGCAGCAGTGGCCCGTCCCGTACAG GCGGTTCGATCGCCGGCCGGACGTGGACCCCTACTGTGAGGCTCTGTTCCCGTTCTGCCCCACCGGGGACCGGGACGGCCGGGTTCCCGTCATGAGGGACGGCGACCTGATCTCCGTGTACCGGCTGCAGACGCCGGTGTGGGAGTTCAAGTACGGCGACCTGCTGGGGAAGTTG CACATCATGCACGACGCCGTGGGCTTCAGCAGCGCCGAGTCGGGGGCCAACTTCACCATGGAGTGGTACGAGCTGTTCCAGCTGGGGAACTGCACCTTCCCCCACCTCAGGACGCAGCAGCTCGCGCCTTTCTGGTGCAACCAGGGCGCCGCCTGCTTCTTCGACGGCATCGACGACGCGCACTGGTCGCAGAACGGCACGCTGGAGAAAATAGGAGAGATCACAG GCTCGCAGTTCAACGACATGGCCCGCTGGGTGCAGGACGACAACGAGACCGGGATCTACTACGAGACGTGGACCGTCCGCTCCGACCCCGGCCCCAACGCCACGGTGTGGTTCGAGTCGTACGACTGCTCGCAGTTCGTCCACCGCACCTACAGGAAGCTGTCGGAGCTGGGAGCCCGGCTGCACAGCCGCTCCCAGACCAACTACACCAAGATCTACCTGTACAGCGGCGAGCCCGTCTTCCTGGGCAACGACAGCGCCATATTCGGACAGCCGGCGCTGAGGAACCTGGCGGAGGACATCCGCAAGTTCTACCACGCCTTCCGGCCACACCAGTCCTTCACAGACTTGGCCTTCAGCCTGCTGGAGGCCTATAAGAAGGTGGTGCTGGACCACAACTTCTACCTTTACTACAACTTCGAGTACTGGCACCTCCCCATGAAAGCTCCCTACGTGCGGATCACGTACGAGGAGGTGCCGCTGCCTTGA
- the fbxl3a gene encoding F-box/LRR-repeat protein 3: MKRMKGGEEGSTGSSSASPPEARKKVRKQTGEASAATATTAADSGEPSPDGDWALLPQELLLHVFQYLPLLDRAYASQVCRGWNQAFHMPELWRCFEFELNQPASSYLKATHPDLIKQIIKRHSNHLQYVSFKVDSSMESAEAACDILSQLVNCSLKTLGLISTARPSFMEVPKSHFISALTVVFVNSKSLSSLKIDDTPVDDPSLKVLVANNSDTLKLLKMSSCPHVSPAGILCVADQCHGLRELALNYHLLSDELLLALSSEKHVHLEHLRIDVVSENPGQHFHSIKKSSWDAMVRHSPKFNLVMYFFLYEDEFGPFFNDEIPVTHLYFGRSVSKEVLGRVGLHCPRLVELVVCANGLRPLDEELIRIAKHCTQLSAIGLGECEVTCSAFVEFVKMCGRRLSQLSIMEEVLIPDHKYSLDEIHWEVSKHLGRVWFPDMMPTW, translated from the exons ATGAAGCGAAtgaaaggaggagaagagggcaGCACCGGCTCCTCCAGCGCGAGCCCCCCAGAGGCTCGCAAGAAGGTGCGTAAGCAGACAGGCGAGGCGTCTGCGGCGACGGCGACAACGGCGGCGGACAGCGGCGAGCCGTCACCGGATGGCGACTGGGCCCTGCTGcctcaggagctcctgctgcacgTCTTCCAGTACCTGCCGCTGCTGGACCGGGCCTACGCGTCCCAGGTGTGCCGCGGCTGGAACCAGGCCTTCCACATGCCCGAGCTGTGGAGGTGCTTCGAGTTTGAGCTCAACCAGCCGGCGAGCTCCTACCTGAAAGCCACACACCCGGACCTCATCAAGCAGATCATCAAGAGGCACTCCAACCACTTGCAGTACGTCAGCTTCAAG gtGGACAGTAGTATGGAGTCTGCAGAGGCAGCGTGTGATATCCTCTCACAGCTGGTGAACTGCTCTCTGAAGACCCTGGGCCTCATCTCCACAGCCAGGCCCAGTTTCATGGAGGTTCCTAAG TCTCACTTCATCTCGGCTCTGACCGTGGTGTTCGTCAACTCCAAGTCTCTGTCGTCGCTGAAGATCGACGACACGCCGGTGGACGACCCGTCCCTGAAGGTGCTGGTGGCCAACAACAGCGACaccctgaagctgctgaagatgAGCAGCTGCCCCCACGTCTCCCCCGCAG GCATCCTGTGTGTGGCGGATCAGTGCCACGGGCTGAGGGAGCTGGCGCTGAACTACCACCTCCTGAGcgacgagctgctgctggccctgTCCTCGGAGAAGCACGTGCACCTGGAGCACCTGCGCATCGACGTGGTGAGCGAGAACCCGGGCCAGCACTTCCACAGCATCAAGAAGAGCAGCTGGGACGCCATGGTGCGCCACTCGCCCAAGTTCAACCTGGTCATGTACTTCTTCCTGTACGAGGACGAGTTCGGCCCCTTCTTCAACGACGAGATCCCCGTCACGCACCTCTACTTCGGCCGCTCGGTCAGCAAGGAGGTGCTGGGCCGCGTGGGGCTGCACTGCCCCcgcctggtggagctggtggtctGCGCCAACGGCCTGCGCCCGCTGGACGAGGAGCTGATCCGCATCGCCAAGCACTGCACGCAGCTGTCGGCCATCGGCCTGGGCGAGTGCGAGGTGACCTGCAGCGCCTTCGTGGAGTTCGTGAAGATGTGCGGCCGGCGGCTGTCGCAGCTGTCCATCATGGAGGAGGTGCTGATCCCGGACCACAAGTACTCGCTGGACGAGATCCACTGGGAGGTGTCGAAGCACCTCGGCCGCGTCTGGTTCCCCGACATGATGCCGACCTGGTAa